The Nocardioides sp. S5 genome includes a window with the following:
- a CDS encoding beta-galactosidase → MPTSLPPLAFGGDYNPEQWSRDAHVEDRDLMREAGVDLVTLGVFSWAWLQPTADTWDFAWLDAQMDELHAAGIRVDLATATASPPPWLTHRHPEMLPVTQDGRTLSPGGRQAFCPSSPVYREHALALCTALAERYRDHPALALWHVSNEIGCHNARCYCDVSAAAFRTWLRARYDDDVARLNDAWGTAFWSQRYDDFEQVLPPRVAPTHANPTQQLDFLRFSSDQLLDNFVVERDVLHRLSPGVPVTTNFMVMRQTMEMDYLRWGRELDVVSNDHYVIAAEGDAHRELAFSADLTRGTADGRPWLLMEHSTSAVNWQPRNRAKKPGEMIRNSLSHVAHGADAVLFFQWRASRAGAEKFHSGLLPHAGTDTRQWREVVELSRVLDAVEDVTGSTSRNEAAILFDYEAWWGCELDSHPSVDVRYRDRAEDLHRALSAAGVGVDVVHPSADLSAYRLVVVPTLYLVSDETVASIEAAAESGATVVVTYFSGIVDEHDHIRLGGYPGAFRDLLGVRTTEFLPLLTGESVHVEGLGDTVGADTWTEDLELAGAEAVATYADGPAAGLPAITRREAGSGTAWYVATRLDPAGTDRLVERLVAETGLEQLPGAAVDVEVTRRVGDDASWLFVINHGDAEAPVPVHGQELVTGRAVEGDLVVPAGGVAVVREPAGDQGA, encoded by the coding sequence ATGCCGACTTCCCTGCCCCCCTTGGCCTTCGGCGGCGACTACAACCCCGAGCAGTGGTCCCGCGACGCCCACGTCGAGGACCGCGACCTCATGCGCGAGGCCGGGGTCGACCTGGTCACCCTCGGCGTCTTCTCGTGGGCGTGGCTCCAGCCCACCGCCGACACGTGGGACTTCGCGTGGCTGGACGCGCAGATGGACGAGCTGCACGCCGCGGGCATCCGTGTCGACCTCGCCACCGCCACCGCCTCCCCGCCGCCGTGGCTGACGCACCGCCACCCGGAGATGCTGCCGGTGACCCAGGACGGGCGCACGCTGTCCCCGGGCGGCCGCCAGGCCTTCTGCCCCAGCTCGCCGGTCTACCGCGAGCACGCCCTCGCGCTCTGCACCGCGCTCGCCGAGCGCTACAGGGACCACCCGGCCCTCGCGCTGTGGCACGTGTCCAACGAGATCGGCTGCCACAACGCGCGGTGCTACTGCGACGTGAGCGCGGCGGCGTTCCGCACCTGGCTGCGCGCCCGCTACGACGACGACGTGGCGCGCCTCAACGACGCGTGGGGCACGGCGTTCTGGTCGCAGCGCTACGACGACTTCGAGCAGGTGCTCCCCCCGCGGGTGGCCCCCACGCACGCCAACCCCACCCAGCAGCTGGACTTCCTGCGCTTCTCCTCCGACCAGCTCCTCGACAACTTCGTCGTCGAGCGCGACGTGCTGCACCGCCTGTCCCCCGGCGTCCCGGTGACGACGAACTTCATGGTGATGCGCCAGACGATGGAGATGGACTACCTGCGCTGGGGCCGCGAGCTCGACGTGGTCTCCAACGACCACTACGTGATCGCCGCGGAGGGCGACGCGCACCGCGAGCTCGCCTTCAGCGCCGACCTCACCAGGGGCACCGCGGACGGCAGGCCGTGGCTGCTCATGGAGCACTCCACCAGCGCGGTCAACTGGCAGCCGCGCAACCGCGCGAAGAAGCCCGGCGAGATGATCCGCAACAGCCTCTCCCACGTCGCCCACGGCGCGGACGCGGTGCTGTTCTTCCAGTGGCGCGCCTCGCGCGCCGGGGCCGAGAAGTTCCACTCCGGGCTGCTCCCCCACGCCGGCACCGACACCCGCCAGTGGCGCGAGGTGGTCGAGCTCTCGCGCGTCCTCGACGCGGTCGAGGACGTCACCGGCAGCACTTCGCGCAACGAGGCCGCGATCCTGTTCGACTACGAGGCGTGGTGGGGCTGCGAGCTCGACTCCCATCCCAGCGTCGACGTGCGCTACCGAGACCGCGCCGAGGACCTGCACCGGGCGCTGTCGGCCGCGGGCGTGGGCGTCGACGTGGTCCACCCCAGCGCCGACCTGTCGGCGTACCGCCTCGTCGTGGTGCCCACCCTCTACCTCGTCAGCGACGAGACCGTCGCGTCGATCGAGGCGGCCGCGGAGTCGGGGGCGACCGTGGTCGTGACCTACTTCAGCGGCATCGTCGACGAGCATGACCACATCCGCCTCGGCGGCTACCCGGGCGCGTTCCGCGACCTGCTCGGCGTGCGCACGACCGAGTTCCTGCCGCTGCTGACCGGCGAGTCGGTGCACGTCGAGGGACTCGGCGACACGGTCGGCGCCGACACCTGGACCGAGGACCTCGAGCTCGCCGGCGCCGAGGCCGTGGCGACGTACGCCGACGGGCCCGCCGCCGGGCTGCCGGCGATCACCCGCCGCGAGGCGGGCAGCGGGACCGCGTGGTACGTCGCGACCCGCCTCGACCCGGCCGGCACCGACCGCCTCGTCGAGCGTCTGGTCGCCGAGACGGGCCTGGAGCAGCTGCCGGGCGCCGCCGTCGACGTCGAGGTGACGCGACGCGTCGGCGACGACGCGAGCTGGCTGTTCGTGATCAACCACGGCGATGCCGAGGCCCCGGTGCCGGTCCACGGCCAGGAGCTGGTGACGGGGCGGGCGGTCGAGGGCGACCTCGTCGTGCCCGCCGGAGGAGTCGCGGTGGTGCGCGAGCCCGCCGGGGACCAGGGGGCCTGA